The region GACCAGCAGCATGTGGACGTATCCCCACAAAATGTGTTGATCGGGTAACAGAGGTACGAGGATTCAATGATCCACAGAAGGAAAAATATTTCAGGAAGAGAATTAATGACCAAAGCCTGGCCAATGGTATCATTACCCACCTGAAGTCACTGAGGAGTCTCTacatcatgtgccacattcCAGTCTTTTGTTGGATTGCAGCCACTGTTCTGGAGAGAATGGTGGTCGACTGTGGTTGGGAAAACATGCCAAGGAGTTTAACTCAGCTGTACACACACTTCTTGATCACACAGATCAACGCCAAAAAAGCAAAGTACTCTGACAACAAAGCTGTGGATCGGGAAATGATTTTCAAGCTTGGGAAGCTGGCCTTTGAGCAGCTTGAGAAAGGCAATCTGATCTTCTATGAGGAAGACCTGACAGAGTGTGGCATTGATGTCAGAGAAGCCTCTGTGTACTCTGGAGTGTTCACACAGATCTTCAGAGAGGAGTTTGGTCTGTTCCAGAGGAAAGTATTCAGTTTTGTTCATCTGAGCATTCAGGAACATCTTGCAGCTTTATATGTATTCTTGACCTTTCACAACCACAACCAAAATGTACTCAGTTGTAAACAGGCCAGTGATTCTGATGAAAATGTAACAATGTTAGACGTGCTCAAGACTGCAGTTGATAAAGCCTCTGATAGTGAAAGTGGTCATCTGGATCTCTTCCTCCGTTTTCTCATGGGATTTTCATTGGAGTCCAATCAGAACCTTCTTAAAGAACTTCTGATACAAAAAAGAAGCAATCCATCAGACATAAAAGAAACCACTGACTATCTAAAgacacaaattaaaatgagcCACTGTCCATATATGTTCCTGAAATGCTTTCATTGTCTGAATGAACTTAATGACTGCAGTCTTTTGGATGAAATCCAAACATTCTTGAGGCATAAAAACCAAAACGAAGGCCAAAATCTCTCTCCTGAACTCTGGTCAGCATTAGTATTCATGATAGTTACATCTGATGAGAAAATGGATGTTTTTGAACTTAGTAAATATGGAAAATCAGATGATGTTCTTCTCTACTTGATTGCTGTGTTTAAGCTGTATAGGACAGCCAGGTAGGGCATTAATTTTTTTAGTCCAAAAATATTTAGCTGTTaatatgaacacattttattaatttacactcaaaagtgttcaaGTCTTAAAATACCAGGTATATCATTCCTATAAACacattttcctcttcttttttgaTGTTCTCCATCGGAAAAAAAGATCACATTCGAGAGTCATACCCATACCTTTATTGGAGTATCATATCATAATGTAATGTGAAGTGAAATACATCCTAAAGAAGAAGAATGTCTAAATTAAGTCCACTTTTGGCACAAATTTAGCAGTGTTTGTATTCTTTTGTTTGttgaaatgtgtacatttttatcCTGCCAGGTTCAGTAACTGTAATATCACATCTAGAGGTTGTGCAGCACTAGCTGCAGCCCTCCCCATCATGAGTGCCACAAGAGAGCTGGATCTCAGTCTCAACAATATACAAGACACTGGAGTGCAGTTGCTGTGCACTGGAATCCCAGGCGACACTGTAGAACAAaagctgtatgatttttatCCCTGACAATATACATTCAAATTAAATCTGTGTAATTAATACTGTTATTACCAACTCATAAACTTGTggttaatattaaatatgtgtagtaatatactaaatatatattacagttgtgttttatttctctctgtgcAGGTTGAATTGTTCTATTACTGCAGAAGATAGTGCTTCAGATGGGAAGAAAGAGAAGTCTACAGAAAAATTGCTTCATCGTTTCATGGACAGATTACATCAGAAACATGGAATTAATGAGTTCTTTGGATTAAAGGGCACAGAGTGTAATATTGAAATACTCAGGTAAATATATAATTACTCTGTTGTAAACTATACAAGTAGTTTTTTAtacatacagtgtgtgtatacagtcaTACAGTAGCCTTTGAAAGCTACTGAGTCAAATAAGTTTGCTTTCTGTTTTCCTAAAGGCCATGTATGGTTAAAAAGTTTTTCAGGTTTGTTTAATGCACAGTGATTTACAGGTTGGAGTAGGCCTGTATTAGTTTGTTAACACTGAATTATCATtaattaaaaaggaaaatgaaatgtaatttagtcttaaacatttataatggtAAACTTATAACcataacatttttttatattattacctTTCTGTACACCCAATTATTACTGATATGTGAAGTGTTATCAAAAGCCTAATTTaaaaagggatttttttttattatttggaaatgtaccctaaaaaaatgtttaaacataaACTCTGTAGATTCTCTAGTGTATCAGGTCCATAAACGTAACATATGCAGGAGGTTTTTGTTAGAAATGTTCTGCCGGCTTTGGCTTGGGGCAGCACATGTTCAGTGCATACAGGGAATATTCCGGAACATTAGTGGCACCATTATCACATGCACTGACTTAGATTTTACCCAGAGCCTCTACTAGGGGTCTAGCaggataaagtctgggtaatgACTGGGAAAAATGTTGCAGGTGtttgcattcacacacagcTTATCTGGGTATATTTTAGAACATTTGGGTTactgtgtgaaaggggcaaaaTAGTGTATGGTAAAAATTTAAATCTGCACAACAttgattttttaatataaacctTTGTTTTTGATTTCTGCAGGTTGAAACACTGTGGGGTTACAAGTGTGGGCTGTGACTTTCTTGCTTTGGCCCTGAATTCAAACAATTCAAACCTCAAAGAACTTGACCTGACCCAGAATTACATTGGAGACTCAGGAGTAAAAGTTATTTGTGAGGCTTTAAAGGACACTTCATGTAAACTGGTCACACTAAAGTGAGTTAGAATGAAGGAAGCTGCTGTACTATGTTACAGTTATCTAACAATCTCCCACATTTCATGCAGTTTGCACCATAATGCATATGGGAATTCGTTGTTgagcaaaaatattttgtttatgaTTTTTAGGCTCAGTGAATGTGGCATCACAGAGCAAAGCTGTGCAGCTCTTGCCTCAGTTTTCAGCTTTGAGTCTTTGTTTCTGAGAGAGTTGGACTTAAGTATGAATGACATCAATGATTCAGGAGCTAAGCTACTATCTGTTGGACTGGGAAACCCACACTGCAAACTACAAAAacttctgtaagtttttattaggtgtacatgtaattaaaataaaaatttccaACATTTTTCTGCCTTTCACATTTTGGTACCTGTTGCCTATTGccattttataaaagaaaaaaaaaaaaaatatatatatatatatatatatatatatatatatatatatataaaacaggcTAGTTTTATGATTGCTAACATAGAAATCACCATTTGAAATAactcacacatatatattcGATACAATATAAACAATGTAAGCAAGAGCAGAACAAAAGTATGCACATGTTTTTGCTGTCCATTTTCCTTGGCATTTTCAAGTTATTTACTTTTTAGGAAAGGCAAgtcaaggcaaggcaagtttatttacagagcacctttcatacaagagcaattcaaagtgctttacagaaaaaaaaaaaacagttaaattaaaagccagaataaaaatcataaaagtccaatataacaattacataaaattagtaaaatgattaaattattaaaacaaattaaaatgatatagtaaaagaaaagaaataaagtgctattacagaataaaagtgcagaatattttaaactgagctgtaagctgcTCAAAAAGGAATgatttaagtcttgatttaaaagtgtctaaagtcagggctcttctaatattctcagtcagctgcTTCCAATTATGAGAAAATTATTAAAAGTTTTCACCTGAGGCAGGGCTAACGCACTAGTTCCTAAGGATCTGAGTTGTCTGCttggctcatatctctgtagcaaatctaataaatacgctggtcctaccccattaagacatttataaaccagtaataacaccttaaagtctatactgtaacagactggtatccagtgtaaggatttgaggatgggggtgaagTTAGGCAatcttttgttaaataaatgaaaattctaattttaatactatgtaacatttactataatatgacaaaacaacagtaaaataattacattataattacatgttacaaataaagaaaatgctttaaaacatgtttgtacACATGTTATATCTGaagacatatatttatataatatagtaATCACAATTATCACACCAGTACACATCAGTACACCAGGAAAAAGCAGAATGGGCAATATTCATAAAAGTTGCACAGATGTAAGATCAATGATCACACTCAAAATATGTACAGATAAGTCCATGTTTAATTCAGAAAACCACATAGATTTGAACTCAGTACATGAATCAGCTTGATACATCTTTTACACCAGTATTAACAtatgtaaataacattaaattgATGTTAAAATTGGTGTTGACGGTGCAATCAAGTTGTATTTTTCACAACATTGATGAATAAGGACTATCATCAATATATAGACCTTGGTTTCCATTCCAATCAATCAAACTTTCATGAATGTTATGTtctatctttgtttttttaaaattcagtaaaaaccggattccaaaaaagttggaacactaaacaaattgtgaataaaaactgaacgcaatgatgtggaggtgccaacatctaatattgtattcagaatagaacacaaatcacagatcaaaagtttaaactgagagaatgtatcattttaatggaaaaaatatattgtcaacaaatccccaaaaagttgggacaaggccattttttaccactgtgtggcacccccccttcttcttacaacactcaacagacgtctggggacagaggagaccagtttctcaagtttagaaataggaatgctctcccattcatgtcttaTACAttcctctaactgttcaatcatcttgggccttctttgtcgcaccttcctctttatgatgcaccaaatgttctctataggtgatcTGGaatgcaggctggccattttagtacccggatccttctcctacatagccatgatgttgtgattgctgcaaaatgtggtctggcattatcttgttgaaaaatgcagggtcttccctgaaagagatgacgtctagatgggagcatatgttgttctagaacctgaacatagttctctgcattaatggtgcctttccagacatgcaagctgcccatgccacaagcactcatgcaaccccataccatgagtgatgcaaccccataccatgagtgatgcaggcttctgaacggagcgttgataacaacttgggttatccttgtcctctctaaTCTGAATGACATGGCgttccagtgttccataaagaacttcaaatcgtgactcatctgaccacagaacagtctaccattttgccacactctattttaaaagacccctggcccagtgcaaacgtctgagcttgtggagcttgcttaaaaatggcttcctctttgcactgtagagtttcagctggcaatggcggatggcacggtggattgtgttcactgacaatgctttctggaagtattcctgagcccattctgttgtttccttgacagtggcattcctgtttgaggtgcagtgacgtttaagggcccggagatcacgagcatccagtagagttttacggccttgacccttacgcacagcaattgttccagattctctgaatcttttgaagATGTTATGcaagttgatgatgataacttaaaagtctttactattttacgctgggtaaaaccattctggtattgctgcactatctttctgcgcaacaatggtggaattggagatcctcttaccatcttggcttcagagagacactgaaactctgagaagctctttttatacccaatcatgttgtcaattaacctaattagtgttaattggtcttccagctgttcattatatgctcaatttcctttttccagccacttattgctacttgtcccaacttttttgggatttgtttacacaaattttgaatcaacatatttttcctttaaaatgttacatttactcggattaaacttttgatctgtcatctatgttctattacgaataaaatattgacatttgccatctccacatcattgcattcagtttttattcacaatttgtttagtgtcccaactgttttggaatccggtttgtacatagTAAATCATATAGAAACAggtaaaaaattaaaagaaaaactttAATCTATATTTTGGAAAAATAGATTTCTATGTTTCCAGCACAAATCAAGTGAGGACTCTACTGAAGTGGTTCTAGTGGCAAATGGCCACCCAAAATCTTTCTATGAATCcatggttgttgtttttttattctttttttttttttttacttttttctgttACATAACATTTAATTGACTTGAAAATAATTATTGCAAAATACtgactaatttaaaaaaattacatttctgtAGGTTGTACAAATGCAATATTACTGAAGCAGGCAATTCTGATCTGGCTGAAGCTCTTCAATCAAATCCCTCACTTTAGATAAAGTGTCTACTGGATGATGAGGCCAGAAACTCCAGGATACCACTGCTGTCTGATACAGGATAATTCACAAATCTGAAAACTGATATACAATACTGCAGAAAGTTACCAGCTTTGGAAAAACAGCTAATTTGCTGTAAGGctgaactgtccacagaccaACACTCAGCATTCAACTTATTTTTAGATGGTTGGAAGAATTAGCTCCGGTTTTAAAATGTACCTAATGCTTTTTAAATGGATCTCTATTTGTTATTAAACAACAGCTGTAAAGTAAAGCAAAGCAATTGCACATTGTGTCTGATCATTttactgtttatattttttacaggAACTGTGATTAAAGGCACTACTACATAAACATGTATGTTAATTAGTTAAAAAGctgattttaaaattaaatacttATCAaatcacttttttaaaaaaaggttttggTCTATATAGAATAAAGGTTAGCGATATAAGCTAATAAGAGATTTAGTTCCTAGGAAtataccatgtttttttttttccctttttttctgagcctTGATTATTataaagaaaattatttatattgtaataaaatgaaaaaagaataaaaaattcCTATTTTTCAGTATTGTTCTAAATCTGAAATTTGTTACATATTTATGTTGTTAAAGTATCCGTTTGGCACCATTTACAGCCATTTTATAGAATGCAATGACAATATCAAGATGGTGCTAATGATGTCAGCTCTCATCAGAACTGCTCTGACTATACTTGATTTaactttatttctctctcctttgccatttaatttattttttttacaaaacataGTTACAATATAAACACTCTTGTGTTAATAGTATACAATGCACTCACCTTTCATCActtttaaaggtgatgttcatgatggtaattaaaaaaaaacactaaaaaattGTGAGAATGTTTCATCACAATTTGATAGCCATCTGCATGCTGGAAAAcattctaatgtgtttacaaagactAAACGTCAATGAAACAAAGGGTCTCTGTTTGATATGATAGCTAGGCTTTCACTGTCTTTCATGAGtcaaagttacaaatgagtttctgagatcattcaaacaatgaataaaaatgtacagaaaatttacacttcagccacatacaactaacagtcatttttttttccctcaaacacacagttccacattaattgACGTGGAtattctgaacgtaaacaaaccagagagaacagcacttAACCACAATTGGCAATGTTGTCTTTAATGTCAGATGTAAGGTAGCTGAATGTGAACAAAGGACACAACGCGAAACAATTGCCCTGGAGGTTGTCCTCGAGCTTCATCCTTGCTGCCTTCCTCAGGAGTTTACCTCAGCCCTCACTGGACCACTGCTACACTCCATTTAATGACTGTTGCAAGGCTTACCCTCATTCATGGTTTGGAAAGTCTGAACACTCTGCCATCTTCCTCCCAccaaaatatgaaaacaaagaaTGAAACAGGAACTTGGAGGGAGGTCAGACCAATGAGGGATGTGTATTATGTGACCAGGAGAGTGAACACAGACTATGGATGTGACATGCATGAGTTTTGATTTGATACAagtacaattttattttaatctttaatCTCCAAACAACTGTAGGCTATTGTGTGAAATATGAATCAGAATATCATTATGCATTTCAGTAGAGCAGTAGTTTAGATGCCACAACTGCTGTGATTAAAACAGTGTTAATACTACAGTActtagggttagggtcaggGTTAGCATGATCTCATAATACGgatattaaattaaacatgCTCTATCTGAGTTGTGTTCTTGCCTTGACCCCAATGATTCTGAGAAGGCTCTGGACATAATGTGAACTTTAAtgcaaatacatttacaaaagatgaatgaacaaaaatcCATGCTATGACCTGCCAGGTCTGAGAACcagagagaaagaataaagTGGAGAAAAAAATGAGTTGTTATAGTTAAATAAGCCCTTGGCTATGACCCACTAAAGCCAGTATTAGGTGACATGAAACAAGACCACATTTATGTGTCAGAAATATTATAATGATATTTCtttcttaatattttaaaaacacagagaagcACATTTTCTTGAGAGctacaaaatatataaacatgtcATGTGAACTGAAAAAGAATTTGTTCTCATTAATCACtccatctaaaaaaaaaaaacccttttgtGACATTTATCTTACCAGGAAGAAAATAACTTTAGTCAGAGAGCTTACTTCATTAGACACTGCTGAGGAGAAACCCAGATGTAAATGGTGAGtttttcacataaaataaacattgatGAATACCAATGCTTtggtttttatttgtaaatatatttactatatATACCATGCAACTAACAAGAGACTTTTTCAAATGAGTATTTGTGGTTACAGTATTTGTGCATATTCACAATGAACCTTGTCATCGTTATATAACCAGCAGAACCAGTTTATTGAGTTTTAGTTTCCAAAGTTCTTCCTTATACTTGGTTATTGCTTTCATGTAAGGACCTTGTAAAAAGTTTTGCTTTGTTTCTAAGGTCAATGTTAATTATTTCCAGTGGACTGAAAGGAGAGAATAATACTTCTACAATGAGTGATTTAAGGGAGCCAATCTGCAGTTCTGTCAGTGGATGTAATAGGTAAGAACATTTTTTAAGAATATAGCCATATATCAATCATTAGCTATTTTGATGGTAGTGATCTGTGCTGGTGGTGGTTATCTTTCCAGTAAAGTTCAAAAATTAAAATCAGTCTCCTGAATGCAGAGCTATGGACTTTTAAGAGCgaaaaaagaatgcaaaacctaggattagggttaggtttattCAGGGTTTGAAATGGCAAGCTTGTAGTTTACTTTcaacactgatcaaccataacattatgaccacttccttgtttcttcagagtgtaaaaacaagcaggtggttataatgttatggttgattggtgtatattCATCTGTATAACAATAGGTCAAGGAATActcttttttttatcatttgatcTATGTTTGATTTTATTGTCCAACTTTGGTGTGCTGCTCTGTGATTAGTTCCAGTTTTTGTAGCTTAagtattaaatatttagacCAAAATAACCCAGATATAATATAACAGAATGGTGCATTCTTCAGTTCATGTGCTAAAAGAAAGGTATTGTCTTTGACCTGAAGCGGATTAGATGAAAGGTCATGGCATTAGACAGTTGAGATACACTCAAAATCAAAACACATTGCCCTTTATGATCTTGGAACttcttttttaccttttttgtAAATGTGTCCCACATgttttctaaaatatatttagacTTTTGACTTAACAAAAGCTGCTGGAAGTAAAGACAACATTCCACACATAACTTTTAAACAGTTTAAACCAGTCTGGTGAGGCCAGCCATACAAAGTAGACAGAactttcacatttttaatggaTTAAATGTAGTGTGTATGGCCTAatttgttaatatatttatttgttcatgtTCATAAGCAGATCAGGCTTTTACTTGAAGCTTTAACCCAAATTTCTGAGCAGCCATGGAAAATTTACAAGCAGTTGAATATAGTGAAACCATTCTTTGGTGATTTGTTCTATAAACAAAAAGCCATAATACTATATTCCAGCAAATGACAATGAGGTTTGGAGAACTTCATTTCTTTGGTCAATAATATCATATGTATTGTTGTCACAACACGTTTCATTGGTTGAATGGAAATCTATGTCTATATGCAAAATACATATGTTCAATTTGTCAATAATGCAGTTTTCAGCCAAAAAGAACCAGTTCACTTGTACCCAGTGGTGTGTCTCTGGAGATTGACCAGTCCATGCAAATGCAAAACAATTACAGTGGAAAACCTGTGCCACCACCCAAAAGGTAAGAAtaaatttacaataaatttGACTAGACTTGACCAATGATTGGCTGTACACAGAATTCATgtacaaaatgtatttaaactgtAATGCTCAATGTGAAAAATCATCTATAATAGTTTGATTCcatataataaaaattattgaGGAAATTGTAAGTAGTTTGTTATCCCTGTCTAAACTCACTGAAATTTTTGATGCcacttataaaatataaactgtCTGATCTGCACCAGTTTCCTGAAAAAATCTAATTCATCTGAGCCCAGCACTGTGTCTCTAAGAAGTGACAGATCCATGCAAAACCCAATCAATTATAAAGGAAAACCTTCACCACCTGAAAAAAGGTAAGACAATGTGGTATTTCGTTATCCAttagttttactgtacaggcaTCTAACCCTAAACTCTCCAAATGTCTAAACTCAGAAGTAGCAGGATGCTCTTTTACCCGTAGAGTTACAATAACCTTCTCCCAGAAGAGATTAAAATGCTTGATCTGGAAAAAATGTTTGCTTACATAAAAAGCACATTGTGTGGCATTAGCAAAACAAAAGTgatacaaatatatgcaatgcTCCATTTTGCTGTGTATGTACTACATTACTGAGATCTTACTGAattgtattgttattatattcTTTAAGCATTTTTCAACTGCATGCCATTGGCTCAGCTTGGCAAAACTTGACGTGCTTTTCCTTGGTTGCTTTTCCCCCACCACAGCTCCCCTGCAAATTATAGCTGGTGACATTCCAAAATTAATTTCTAAAGGGAACCATGTGCTTAGAAAACCACAGCGATGGAAGCAGTTACATTAGGCGttgtttaattttcatttattcaaattatttatttatttatttatttattttattactgaacATACCTCCATGCCCCATGATCAGAATTATTTTGCTGCTGCACGTTCACCCCTCTCACTGAATTTTTTAATTGGCCATTAATCCAAGGGCCTTTGAACATCTTCAAGCAAGCACTGCATAATTTTGCAAGCTACAGTTGTGaatcggataaaaacaaatatgatcaCTGCTGCaatttggagattttacagctGGTGAGTTTGTTttagaggtctgcattttgcTGAGTTGAGAAGACTCTCCCAATCAGCAGTCTGCAAGGTTTGCACAACAAGCTTAGTCCCTACTCTACACACTTTGAACCAGTTGCAAGCAGATACTAAAAAAGTATTTGGTTCCAGGGATAATATACaagatttgcctaatggaaactCAAAAGTGCTGAGCTGAGTCAtatagggaccatgcagtggaaaagcacaattTTATAACCATTAACTGGATCTTCAACCTAATTTAGATGTAAACTTTCTCCTAAAATTGTACTCCATTACACTTTAATTctaattaaatttttaaaactaaCAATACTATTTTCTTTTATGACAGAATTGAAACAAACAGATCCAGATCACCTGTGCTTAGTTGTGTGTCTTTAAAGAGTGACAGGTCCATGCAGATACCAATCAATTATAATGAAGGACTGTCATCACCAGAGA is a window of Hoplias malabaricus isolate fHopMal1 chromosome 1, fHopMal1.hap1, whole genome shotgun sequence DNA encoding:
- the LOC136687204 gene encoding NLR family CARD domain-containing protein 3-like; the protein is MKERRTTSTMSDHKLEDSSFEAHSSFHLKRPSSLVPSGVSLKSDRSMKMPINYSGECVQLERSSSPVPSGVSLKSDRSMKMPINYSGVSLPQEENFHSERPSSPVPSGVSLKSDRSMKMPINYSGESLPQEECVQLDKSSSSVPSGVSLKSDRSMKMPINYSGTSLPIDESCREHLWISGPKDFTMNDVLSITVNSGEAPFDSDALRKDNTTLRMIFREKYQHLFEGTTHPGNPVLLNNIYTELYITESRMEAHCSHHEASHIKATQKTSEISKLINYNDIFSPSPEQDKPIKIVLSKGVAGIGKSVTVQKFILDWAEGEANQDVHFILPVPFRELNIMRDLTYSLNDLHQHFSMKGIDASSLQHSNHSLIIIFDGLDECRLPLDFENNEINRDVTKATSVDVLLTNLIKGNLLPSAQIWITSRPAACGRIPTKCVDRVTEVRGFNDPQKEKYFRKRINDQSLANGIITHLKSLRSLYIMCHIPVFCWIAATVLERMVVDCGWENMPRSLTQLYTHFLITQINAKKAKYSDNKAVDREMIFKLGKLAFEQLEKGNLIFYEEDLTECGIDVREASVYSGVFTQIFREEFGLFQRKVFSFVHLSIQEHLAALYVFLTFHNHNQNVLSCKQASDSDENVTMLDVLKTAVDKASDSESGHLDLFLRFLMGFSLESNQNLLKELLIQKRSNPSDIKETTDYLKTQIKMSHCPYMFLKCFHCLNELNDCSLLDEIQTFLRHKNQNEGQNLSPELWSALVFMIVTSDEKMDVFELSKYGKSDDVLLYLIAVFKLYRTARFSNCNITSRGCAALAAALPIMSATRELDLSLNNIQDTGVQLLCTGIPGDTVEQKLLNCSITAEDSASDGKKEKSTEKLLHRFMDRLHQKHGINEFFGLKGTECNIEILRLKHCGVTSVGCDFLALALNSNNSNLKELDLTQNYIGDSGVKVICEALKDTSCKLVTLKLSECGITEQSCAALASVFSFESLFLRELDLSMNDINDSGAKLLSVGLGNPHCKLQKLLLYKCNITEAGNSDLAEALQSNPSL